In a single window of the Bradyrhizobium erythrophlei genome:
- a CDS encoding MarR family winged helix-turn-helix transcriptional regulator, with protein sequence MKRKPSTEATAAWIRLMRIQSRVLDAVELDLKKAGFPPLAWYEALLELSRAPSGEMRPVELEKHMLIPQYSTSRLIDRLVDEGLAARRECKIDKRGQFVEITENGRELQKKMWSAYSAAIEKHVGSKLSDADASRLCGLLDRLGCSCDEAQLSVARDGAPAR encoded by the coding sequence ATGAAACGCAAACCATCGACCGAGGCGACCGCCGCCTGGATCCGCCTGATGCGGATCCAGAGCCGGGTACTCGACGCCGTCGAGCTGGATTTGAAGAAGGCCGGCTTTCCGCCGCTGGCCTGGTATGAGGCGCTGCTCGAACTGTCGCGCGCGCCTTCAGGCGAAATGCGTCCGGTCGAACTGGAAAAGCACATGCTGATCCCGCAATACTCGACCTCGCGGCTGATCGACCGGCTGGTCGACGAGGGGCTGGCGGCGCGGCGCGAGTGCAAGATCGACAAGCGCGGTCAGTTCGTCGAGATCACCGAGAACGGGCGCGAGCTGCAGAAAAAAATGTGGAGCGCGTATTCCGCCGCGATCGAAAAGCATGTCGGCTCGAAATTGTCCGATGCGGACGCGTCAAGGCTGTGCGGACTGCTCGACCGGCTGGGCTGCTCGTGCGATGAGGCGCAGCTGTCCGTCGCCAGAGACGGCGCGCCCGCACGATGA
- a CDS encoding 3-hydroxyacyl-CoA dehydrogenase NAD-binding domain-containing protein, with protein sequence MAFKNFKVETDADGIALVTWDIPGRSMNVLDETTITELEAIVKQTSADAAIKGVVVTSGKEAFSGGADLSMLEGMNRRYTDLLKEKGEVAANQMLFDESRKSSLVFRAIETSGKPWAAAINGLALGGAFELTLSCHYRVAAENPKTRLGLPEVKVGLFPGAGGTQRVPRIVPPQDAMQLLLKGEAINLDKAKALKLIDAVVPAGDLIKSAKDWIKGGGKAVAPWDEKGFKLPGGLVYSKAGMMMFPAGNAIFRRETYDNYPAARAIMQCVYEGLQLPIDAALRVESRYFAQILRSKEAAAMIRSLFLSMQELNKGARRPQNVPPTKVKKLAVIGAGFMGASVGYVSARAGIDVILIDRDQESADKGKGHAKSVIDDLIKKGRAKESDREAIMSRISATADYSVLKDCDLVIEAVFEDRKVKAETYAKAQPLLKPDAIFASNTSTLPINSLAEEFKDQSKFIGIHFFSPVEKMMLVEIIVGKNTGDVALATALDYVRTIGKTPIVVNDSRGFFANRCVLRFTAEGLEMLMEGVPPAMIENTAKMAGMPVGPLSLSDEVALDLVLKIMKATEADLGANAIDQTQKKLLVEMVEKQGRFGRKNGKGFYDYPEKGKGQKSLWSELSGLQPKHLDPDSLDVEELKQRFLVVQAVEAARTVEDHVITDMREADVGSILGFGFAPFTGGTLSYIDFMGTKNFVALCHKLEAKYGSRFTPPKLLIEMAEKGETFYGRFPPKKLAAA encoded by the coding sequence ATGGCCTTCAAGAATTTCAAGGTAGAAACCGACGCCGACGGCATCGCGCTCGTCACATGGGACATTCCGGGCCGTTCGATGAACGTGCTGGACGAGACCACGATCACCGAACTCGAAGCGATCGTGAAGCAGACTTCCGCCGACGCTGCGATCAAGGGCGTCGTCGTCACCTCGGGCAAGGAGGCGTTCTCCGGCGGCGCCGACCTGTCGATGCTTGAAGGCATGAACCGCCGCTATACCGACCTCCTCAAGGAAAAGGGCGAGGTCGCCGCCAACCAGATGCTGTTCGACGAGAGCCGCAAATCCTCGCTGGTGTTTCGGGCCATCGAAACCTCAGGCAAGCCGTGGGCGGCCGCGATCAATGGGCTGGCGCTCGGCGGTGCGTTCGAACTGACGCTGTCGTGCCACTACCGCGTCGCCGCGGAAAATCCGAAAACCCGCCTCGGTCTGCCGGAAGTCAAGGTCGGCTTGTTTCCAGGCGCCGGCGGCACCCAGCGGGTGCCGCGGATCGTGCCGCCGCAGGACGCCATGCAGTTGCTGCTGAAGGGCGAGGCGATCAATCTCGACAAGGCAAAGGCGCTGAAGCTGATCGACGCTGTTGTTCCCGCCGGCGATCTGATCAAATCTGCGAAGGACTGGATCAAGGGCGGCGGCAAGGCGGTCGCGCCCTGGGATGAGAAGGGTTTCAAGCTGCCCGGCGGCCTGGTCTATTCCAAGGCCGGCATGATGATGTTCCCGGCGGGTAACGCGATCTTCCGCCGCGAGACCTACGATAATTATCCGGCGGCGCGCGCGATCATGCAGTGCGTCTACGAGGGATTGCAGCTGCCGATCGACGCGGCGTTGCGGGTCGAATCGCGCTACTTCGCGCAGATCCTGCGCAGCAAGGAGGCCGCGGCGATGATCCGCAGCCTGTTCCTGTCGATGCAGGAATTGAACAAGGGCGCACGCCGGCCGCAGAACGTGCCGCCGACCAAAGTGAAAAAACTCGCCGTCATCGGCGCCGGCTTCATGGGCGCCAGCGTCGGCTACGTCTCGGCGCGCGCCGGCATCGACGTGATTTTGATCGACCGCGACCAGGAGAGCGCCGACAAGGGCAAGGGCCATGCGAAATCCGTCATCGACGATTTGATCAAGAAGGGCCGCGCCAAGGAAAGCGATCGCGAGGCGATCATGTCGCGCATCAGCGCCACCGCGGATTATAGTGTGCTGAAGGATTGCGACCTCGTCATCGAGGCTGTTTTCGAGGACCGCAAGGTCAAGGCGGAAACCTATGCGAAGGCGCAGCCGCTTTTGAAACCCGATGCGATCTTCGCCTCCAACACCTCGACGCTGCCGATCAATTCGTTGGCGGAGGAATTCAAGGACCAGAGCAAATTCATCGGCATTCATTTCTTCTCGCCGGTCGAGAAGATGATGCTGGTGGAGATCATCGTCGGCAAGAACACCGGCGACGTCGCGCTCGCCACCGCGCTGGATTACGTGCGCACCATCGGCAAGACGCCGATCGTGGTCAATGACAGCAGAGGCTTCTTCGCCAACCGCTGCGTGCTGCGCTTCACCGCCGAAGGCCTGGAAATGCTGATGGAAGGCGTGCCGCCGGCGATGATCGAGAACACCGCGAAGATGGCGGGCATGCCGGTCGGACCGCTGTCGCTGTCCGACGAGGTGGCGCTCGATCTGGTGCTCAAGATCATGAAGGCGACCGAAGCCGATCTCGGCGCCAATGCGATCGACCAGACCCAGAAGAAGCTCCTGGTCGAGATGGTCGAGAAGCAGGGCCGCTTCGGCCGCAAGAACGGCAAGGGATTCTACGATTATCCGGAAAAGGGCAAGGGCCAGAAGAGCCTGTGGTCGGAATTGAGCGGCTTGCAGCCGAAGCACCTCGACCCCGACAGCCTCGATGTCGAGGAATTGAAGCAGCGTTTTCTGGTGGTGCAGGCGGTGGAAGCCGCGCGCACCGTGGAGGATCACGTCATCACCGATATGCGCGAGGCCGACGTCGGCTCGATTCTAGGCTTCGGCTTTGCGCCGTTCACCGGCGGCACGCTGTCCTATATCGACTTCATGGGCACCAAAAACTTCGTAGCACTTTGCCACAAGCTCGAGGCCAAATACGGCTCGCGCTTCACGCCGCCGAAACTCCTGATCGAGATGGCGGAAAAAGGCGAGACCTTCTACGGCCGCTTTCCGCCGAAGAAACTGGCGGCGGCGTAA
- the gstA gene encoding glutathione transferase GstA, giving the protein MKLYYSPGACSLSPHIALLEAGLPYDLVKVDLKAKKLENGDDFLKVNPKGQVPALGLDNGELVTEGPVIVQMIADKASAKNLAPARDSAERYKLQEWLNFITTELHKNFGPMFSPILADDAKAFFKDRVMGKFKYLDGALAGHDYLMGKQFTVADGYLFTMLSWADRMKFDLSGLPTLTAYKARVGARPKVQEALIKEGLMKAA; this is encoded by the coding sequence ATGAAACTGTATTATTCGCCCGGTGCCTGTTCGCTTTCGCCCCACATCGCGCTTCTGGAGGCCGGTCTGCCGTACGATCTGGTCAAGGTCGATCTGAAGGCCAAGAAACTGGAAAATGGCGACGACTTCCTGAAGGTGAATCCGAAGGGCCAAGTGCCCGCGCTTGGCCTCGACAACGGCGAACTGGTCACCGAAGGCCCGGTCATCGTCCAGATGATCGCCGACAAGGCTTCGGCCAAAAACCTCGCGCCCGCCCGCGACAGCGCCGAGCGCTACAAGCTGCAGGAGTGGCTGAACTTCATCACCACCGAATTGCACAAGAACTTTGGCCCGATGTTCAGCCCGATACTGGCCGACGACGCCAAGGCCTTCTTCAAGGATCGGGTGATGGGCAAGTTCAAATATCTCGACGGCGCGCTGGCCGGTCACGATTATCTGATGGGCAAGCAGTTCACGGTTGCCGACGGCTACCTGTTCACGATGCTGTCCTGGGCCGACCGAATGAAATTCGATCTCTCGGGCTTGCCGACCCTGACGGCCTACAAGGCCCGCGTCGGCGCGCGCCCGAAAGTGCAGGAAGCGCTGATCAAGGAAGGCCTGATGAAGGCGGCGTGA
- a CDS encoding tetratricopeptide repeat protein → MNSRVSWSVEGIDPSVRERAEAAARRAGMSLSDWLNSTIGDSAPPNFRAAPDQRPIPPNRETPDVADIHQRLDSITRQIEQISRPAPRNDAPRPEAARSEPQGVARQLNDAIARLDARLSQISNPAPARQAQLQDKQRQTDMVERAAAQVYRPSPPVSPASLDFAIAEIAARQNELDSAAPRPMPPRSAPPIAPAMAPATPAGPDFSSLERHLVKITSQIEALQRPDGIEQSIAAFRGELAEIRQAITEAMPRRAIESIENEIRSLSRRIDETRQSGTDAQALAGIERALAEIREVLRSLTPAEQLAGYDEAIRNLGAKLDLILRASDDPKTVQQLEGAIAALRAIVSNVASNDALARLSDDVHTLSSKVDQLARSEGNSDSFAVLEQRIAALTATLESRERPAASENTEHLESAVRALSDRLDRMPVGNDNASAFAHLEQRVSYLLERLEASSDHRAGHLGRVEDGLQDILRHLETQHASFAALAESGRSAPQPSDSGLIDIVKRELSDIRFSQTETDRHTQDSLEAVHNTLGHVVDRLAMIEGDLRTVRIQPAAAQPETPPAPEPVVSQAIAPRGAMPPQPKPELPNPAAAEMHFATAPREFQAVQAPMPAIAAIAPKAISEILEPRTAPPRVAIAPELPPDHPLEPGTRPSARLASPSERIAASESAISEIPASAREPASTSSFIAAARRAAQAAAAAPPNDKAGRKSLKAPAGDNAKEPSTITSKIRSLLVGASVVVIVLGSFKMAMTLLDIGSAPQPPATANSSEPQPSAQPPANDAARPAMPDPAAPSMTSPTPIGRQSLNTPALNAADSTASVAISPPQAVPAVSPVAGDVTGAIPTLATAPANRKLAMVQVPPTERLPDAIGGPVLRAAALRGDPTAAYEVGVRFAEGKGVTANYDEAAKWYDRAAQAGVIPAVFRLGTLYEKGLSVNRDVDIARRYYMQAAERGNAKAMHNLAVLDADGGGKGANYTSAAQWFRKAADRGVADSQFNLGILYARGIGVEQNLAESFKWFSLAAAQGDADSARKRDDIAKRLDAQSLAAAKLAIQTFTPEPQPDDAVNVASPAGGWDSAPAQATSAKPTAKPVLTKRAAARG, encoded by the coding sequence ATGAATTCGCGCGTATCGTGGAGTGTTGAAGGCATCGATCCATCCGTGCGGGAGAGGGCCGAGGCCGCCGCGCGCCGTGCCGGCATGTCGCTGAGCGACTGGCTCAATTCCACCATCGGCGATTCCGCTCCTCCCAACTTTCGCGCCGCCCCCGATCAACGGCCAATACCGCCGAACCGGGAAACCCCTGATGTCGCCGACATCCACCAGCGGCTGGATTCGATCACCCGCCAGATCGAGCAGATCTCGCGCCCCGCGCCGCGCAACGACGCCCCCCGCCCCGAGGCCGCGCGCAGCGAACCGCAGGGCGTCGCCCGCCAGCTGAACGACGCCATCGCGCGCCTCGATGCGCGGTTGTCGCAGATCTCGAACCCGGCGCCGGCCAGACAAGCCCAGCTGCAGGACAAGCAGCGCCAGACCGACATGGTCGAGCGCGCGGCCGCCCAGGTCTATCGTCCCTCGCCGCCGGTCAGCCCGGCGTCGCTCGATTTTGCAATCGCAGAAATCGCTGCGCGCCAGAACGAACTCGACAGTGCCGCGCCACGGCCGATGCCGCCGCGCAGCGCGCCGCCGATCGCACCCGCAATGGCGCCGGCAACGCCGGCGGGCCCGGATTTTTCCTCGCTGGAGCGTCACCTCGTCAAGATCACCAGCCAGATCGAAGCGCTGCAGCGTCCCGACGGGATCGAGCAGTCGATCGCCGCGTTCCGCGGCGAACTGGCCGAAATTCGCCAGGCCATCACCGAGGCGATGCCGCGCCGGGCGATCGAATCGATCGAAAACGAAATCCGCTCGCTTTCCCGCCGCATCGACGAGACCCGCCAGAGCGGCACCGACGCCCAGGCGCTGGCCGGCATCGAACGCGCGTTGGCCGAAATCCGCGAAGTGTTGCGCTCGCTAACGCCAGCCGAACAACTGGCAGGCTATGACGAGGCGATCCGCAATCTCGGCGCCAAGCTCGACCTGATCCTGCGCGCCAGCGACGATCCCAAAACGGTCCAGCAACTCGAAGGCGCCATCGCCGCGCTTCGCGCCATCGTCTCCAATGTCGCCTCCAATGACGCCCTGGCGCGGCTTTCCGACGACGTGCACACGCTGTCGTCCAAGGTCGACCAGCTTGCCCGCTCCGAGGGCAACAGCGATTCGTTCGCGGTACTCGAACAGCGCATCGCCGCTTTGACCGCGACGCTGGAAAGCCGCGAGCGGCCGGCCGCAAGTGAAAACACCGAGCATCTCGAAAGCGCAGTGCGGGCATTGTCCGACCGTCTCGACCGCATGCCGGTCGGCAACGACAACGCGTCCGCATTCGCCCATCTCGAGCAGCGCGTATCCTATTTGCTCGAACGCCTGGAGGCCTCCAGCGATCACCGCGCCGGCCATCTCGGACGGGTCGAGGACGGGCTGCAGGACATTCTGCGCCATCTCGAAACCCAGCACGCGAGCTTTGCCGCGCTGGCCGAGAGCGGCCGGAGCGCCCCTCAACCGTCGGACAGCGGCCTGATCGACATCGTCAAGCGCGAATTGTCCGACATCCGCTTCAGCCAGACAGAAACCGACCGCCACACCCAGGATTCGCTCGAGGCTGTTCACAACACCCTCGGCCATGTGGTCGACCGGCTGGCGATGATCGAAGGCGATCTGCGCACGGTTCGGATCCAGCCGGCTGCCGCGCAGCCCGAAACGCCGCCGGCGCCTGAGCCAGTCGTCTCGCAGGCCATCGCGCCTCGCGGCGCGATGCCGCCACAGCCGAAGCCCGAATTGCCCAATCCCGCCGCGGCCGAGATGCATTTCGCCACTGCTCCGCGCGAATTCCAGGCGGTGCAAGCCCCCATGCCTGCGATCGCCGCGATAGCGCCGAAAGCCATCAGCGAGATTCTGGAGCCGCGTACAGCACCGCCGCGGGTCGCGATCGCGCCGGAGTTGCCGCCCGATCACCCGCTCGAACCGGGAACACGGCCGAGCGCGCGGCTGGCTTCGCCATCGGAACGCATCGCGGCTTCCGAAAGCGCGATCAGCGAAATTCCGGCGAGTGCACGTGAGCCGGCCAGCACATCGAGCTTCATTGCCGCCGCGCGCCGTGCCGCCCAGGCCGCCGCTGCCGCACCGCCCAACGACAAGGCCGGCCGCAAATCGCTCAAGGCCCCCGCAGGCGACAACGCCAAGGAGCCATCGACCATCACCTCCAAGATTCGGTCGCTGCTGGTCGGCGCGAGCGTGGTCGTGATCGTGCTCGGCTCCTTCAAGATGGCGATGACGCTGCTCGACATCGGCAGCGCGCCGCAACCGCCGGCGACGGCGAATTCGAGCGAGCCTCAACCTTCGGCGCAACCGCCCGCGAATGACGCCGCCAGGCCGGCGATGCCAGATCCGGCTGCGCCTTCGATGACCTCGCCGACCCCGATTGGCCGGCAATCGCTCAATACCCCCGCACTGAACGCCGCCGACAGCACCGCGTCGGTCGCGATTTCGCCACCCCAGGCCGTGCCGGCTGTCTCGCCGGTAGCCGGCGATGTCACCGGCGCGATTCCGACCCTGGCTACGGCGCCGGCCAATCGCAAACTCGCGATGGTCCAGGTCCCGCCGACCGAAAGACTGCCGGACGCGATCGGCGGACCGGTACTGCGCGCGGCCGCGCTGAGGGGCGATCCGACCGCGGCCTACGAGGTCGGCGTGCGCTTCGCCGAAGGCAAAGGCGTTACGGCGAATTATGACGAGGCCGCGAAATGGTATGACCGCGCGGCGCAGGCCGGCGTGATTCCGGCGGTGTTCCGGTTGGGGACCCTCTACGAAAAGGGTCTCAGCGTGAACAGGGACGTCGATATCGCGCGGCGCTATTACATGCAGGCCGCCGAGCGCGGCAACGCCAAGGCGATGCATAATCTGGCGGTGCTCGATGCCGACGGCGGCGGCAAGGGCGCCAACTACACGAGCGCGGCGCAATGGTTCCGCAAGGCGGCCGACCGCGGCGTCGCGGACAGCCAGTTCAACCTCGGCATCCTTTATGCCCGCGGCATCGGCGTCGAACAGAACCTCGCCGAATCCTTCAAGTGGTTCAGTCTGGCCGCGGCGCAGGGCGATGCGGATTCGGCGCGCAAGCGCGACGATATCGCCAAGCGGCTCGACGCCCAGTCGTTAGCTGCGGCAAAGCTCGCGATTCAGACCTTTACGCCGGAACCCCAGCCCGACGACGCCGTCAACGTCGCAAGCCCGGCCGGCGGATGGGATTCGGCACCGGCGCAGGCAACAAGCGCAAAGCCCACGGCAAAGCCGGTTTTGACCAAACGCGCCGCCGCGCGCGGATGA
- a CDS encoding acetyl-CoA C-acetyltransferase, translating into MPEAYIYDHVRTPRGRGKADGALHEVTALALATAPLRALKERNNLGEDVVDDVVLGVVDPVGEAGSDIARFAALKAGLGEAVPGVQISRFCASGLDAVNFAAAQIMSGQHELTIGGGAESMSRVGIGASGGAWPMDPSIAVPAYFMPQGVSADLIATKYGFSRDDVDAYAVQSQQRAAKAWDEGRFKNSVVPVKDVNGLTLLAKDEHMRPTTTMQSLGQLQPSFVAMGQMGGFDAVAIQSHPEIERINYVHHAGNSSGIVDGAGAVLLGSKEAGAKHGLKARAKIRAFTNIGSEPAMMLTGPVDVTKKLFERSGMKKSDIDLFELNEAFASVVLRYIQAFDIDNAKINVNGGAIALGHPLGATGAMILGTVLDELERTNKSTALVTLCIGGGMGTATIIERV; encoded by the coding sequence ATGCCTGAGGCATATATCTACGATCACGTTCGCACGCCGCGCGGCCGCGGCAAGGCTGATGGCGCGCTGCACGAGGTGACCGCGCTGGCGCTGGCGACGGCGCCGCTGAGAGCGCTGAAAGAGCGCAACAACCTCGGGGAAGACGTCGTCGACGACGTTGTGCTCGGCGTGGTCGATCCGGTCGGCGAAGCCGGCTCCGACATCGCACGGTTCGCCGCGCTCAAGGCCGGTCTCGGCGAAGCCGTCCCCGGGGTCCAGATCAGCCGTTTCTGCGCCTCCGGCCTCGACGCCGTGAATTTCGCCGCCGCCCAGATCATGAGCGGCCAGCATGAACTCACCATCGGCGGCGGCGCCGAGTCCATGAGCCGCGTCGGCATCGGCGCCTCCGGCGGCGCCTGGCCGATGGACCCCTCGATCGCGGTGCCGGCCTATTTCATGCCGCAGGGCGTGTCGGCCGATCTGATCGCGACCAAATACGGGTTTTCGCGCGACGACGTCGATGCCTATGCGGTGCAGAGCCAGCAGCGCGCGGCGAAAGCGTGGGACGAGGGCCGCTTCAAGAACTCGGTGGTCCCGGTGAAGGACGTCAACGGCCTCACCCTTCTCGCCAAGGACGAGCATATGCGGCCGACCACGACGATGCAGTCGCTCGGCCAGCTGCAGCCGTCGTTCGTGGCGATGGGACAGATGGGCGGCTTCGACGCGGTGGCGATCCAGTCGCATCCGGAAATCGAGCGCATCAACTACGTGCATCACGCCGGCAATTCGTCGGGAATCGTCGACGGCGCCGGCGCGGTTTTGCTCGGCAGCAAGGAGGCCGGCGCAAAACACGGCCTGAAGGCGCGTGCGAAAATCCGGGCCTTCACCAATATCGGCTCCGAACCGGCGATGATGCTGACCGGCCCGGTCGACGTTACCAAAAAGCTGTTCGAACGCTCCGGCATGAAGAAGTCGGATATCGACCTGTTCGAATTGAACGAGGCGTTCGCCTCGGTGGTGCTGCGCTACATCCAGGCCTTCGACATCGACAATGCCAAGATCAACGTCAACGGCGGCGCGATCGCGCTCGGCCACCCGCTCGGCGCCACCGGCGCGATGATCCTGGGCACCGTGCTCGACGAACTCGAGCGCACCAACAAGTCGACCGCGCTGGTGACGCTGTGCATCGGCGGCGGCATGGGCACCGCGACCATCATCGAGCGGGTTTAA
- a CDS encoding acyl-CoA dehydrogenase C-terminal domain-containing protein, translated as MPIYKAPLEDVHFLLNDVFQIDRYDNLPGFSDASADVREAILNEAAKLSEQVLQPLNRVGDLEGCTRHDDGSVTTPKGFKEAYRQVTEGGWFGLSAPAEYGGQGLPITLTQAVNEFQCSANMAFAMYGGLTMGATAALMVHGRPEQKTMFVPKMVAGQWTGTMNLTEPQCGTDLGLLRTKAVKQPDGSYKVTGTKIFISAGEHDLAENIIHLVLARIEGAPAGIKGVSLFVVPKILVNADGSLGARNGVSCGSIEHKMGIHGNSTCVMNYDGATGWLIGEENRGMQGMFVMMNEARLGVAVQGLAQSEVAYQNAVAYARDRLQGRSLSGPKAPDKPADPIIVHPDVRRTLLTIRAFNEAARAMVVWTSLKSDVAHRSSDPKDRQEADDHMGLMTPVMKGVLTDVGFSNAVLAQQMYGGHGYIAENGMEQFVRDARIAMIYEGANGIQALDLVGRKLPRDGGRAVMSFFNEVATFAKDHGADEAMKPYVPPLSTALGHLQQATTWLMQNAMAKPDNAGAAATDYMQLFGLVTFAYMWARMAKVAQDKIAGGGATPYLTTKLVTGRFFMERMLPETSLHLARIQTGCATTMELAAEAF; from the coding sequence ATGCCGATCTACAAAGCCCCCCTTGAAGACGTCCATTTCCTGCTCAACGACGTCTTCCAGATCGACCGCTACGACAATCTCCCCGGCTTCAGCGACGCGTCGGCCGATGTGCGGGAAGCGATTTTGAATGAGGCTGCCAAACTCAGCGAACAAGTGCTGCAGCCGCTCAATCGCGTCGGCGATCTCGAGGGCTGTACCCGCCATGACGATGGCAGCGTGACGACCCCCAAGGGCTTCAAGGAAGCCTACAGGCAGGTGACCGAAGGCGGCTGGTTCGGCCTCTCCGCGCCGGCGGAATATGGCGGGCAGGGGCTGCCGATCACGCTGACCCAGGCCGTCAATGAATTCCAGTGTTCGGCGAACATGGCGTTCGCGATGTATGGCGGCCTGACCATGGGCGCGACGGCGGCGCTGATGGTGCATGGCAGGCCCGAACAAAAGACGATGTTCGTGCCGAAGATGGTGGCGGGGCAATGGACCGGCACCATGAACCTCACCGAGCCGCAATGCGGCACCGATCTCGGGTTGCTGCGCACCAAGGCCGTCAAGCAGCCCGACGGCAGCTACAAAGTCACGGGGACCAAGATTTTCATCTCCGCCGGCGAGCACGACCTGGCGGAAAACATCATCCATCTGGTGCTGGCCCGGATCGAGGGCGCGCCGGCCGGCATCAAGGGCGTATCGCTGTTCGTGGTGCCGAAGATCCTGGTCAATGCCGACGGGTCGCTCGGGGCGCGCAACGGCGTCAGCTGCGGCTCGATCGAACACAAGATGGGGATTCACGGCAATTCCACCTGCGTGATGAACTACGACGGCGCCACCGGCTGGCTGATCGGCGAGGAAAACAGGGGCATGCAGGGCATGTTCGTGATGATGAACGAGGCACGGCTCGGCGTCGCGGTGCAGGGGCTGGCGCAGTCCGAAGTCGCCTATCAGAACGCGGTCGCCTATGCGCGGGACCGCCTGCAGGGCCGCTCGCTGTCGGGGCCGAAAGCGCCGGACAAGCCGGCCGATCCGATCATCGTGCATCCCGACGTGCGCCGCACGCTGCTCACCATTCGCGCCTTCAACGAGGCGGCGCGCGCGATGGTGGTGTGGACCTCGCTGAAGAGCGATGTCGCCCACCGCTCCAGCGATCCCAAGGACCGCCAGGAGGCGGACGATCACATGGGGCTGATGACGCCGGTCATGAAAGGCGTCCTGACCGATGTCGGATTTTCCAATGCGGTGCTGGCGCAGCAGATGTACGGCGGCCATGGCTACATCGCCGAAAACGGCATGGAGCAGTTCGTGCGCGACGCGCGCATCGCCATGATCTATGAGGGCGCCAACGGCATTCAGGCGCTCGATCTGGTCGGGCGCAAATTGCCGCGCGACGGCGGCCGCGCTGTCATGTCGTTCTTCAACGAGGTGGCCACTTTCGCCAAGGACCACGGCGCGGACGAGGCCATGAAGCCCTATGTTCCCCCGCTGAGCACGGCGCTGGGCCATCTGCAGCAGGCCACCACCTGGCTGATGCAGAACGCGATGGCGAAGCCCGACAATGCCGGCGCCGCCGCCACCGATTACATGCAGCTGTTCGGCCTCGTCACCTTCGCCTATATGTGGGCGCGCATGGCGAAAGTCGCACAAGACAAGATTGCGGGCGGCGGCGCGACGCCTTATCTGACCACCAAGCTGGTGACCGGCCGCTTCTTCATGGAACGGATGCTGCCGGAAACATCGCTGCATCTTGCGCGGATCCAGACCGGATGCGCGACCACCATGGAATTGGCGGCGGAAGCGTTCTGA